From one Triticum aestivum cultivar Chinese Spring chromosome 4B, IWGSC CS RefSeq v2.1, whole genome shotgun sequence genomic stretch:
- the LOC123092006 gene encoding vegetative cell wall protein gp1 isoform X2, which yields MAPRPPVHPHRSTTVPRSHDPALIFSASTEQPSPASRNGCSASSSRASFLEQELDLLPATSCPTSRSPLRPASSSRPWRHHRSSPLPGIAVFRRSLRPRPGSALSPPTCASCAGTDKTPAPWPSPPLPERLQDLVCPAASPNPATRTLQRRRFLPPVARSPVSRTRRRAPRLRVDRVPSLVRSSSAPPDPLQGPASLLQAPRSSGLQAQRAPRRFAPVDERVGQRPWPIFPRGLPGLLHRPGPSPWVRTPPSAPVLCSPVD from the exons ATGGCCCCTAGGCCACCAGTTCATCCCCACCGGTCCACCACAGTGCCCCGCAGCCACGAtccggccttgatcttctctgccTCGACGGAGCAGCCGTCGCCGGCCTCCAGGAACGGCTGCTCTGCATCGTCCTCGCGCGCCTCCTTCCTCGAGCAAGAGCTCGACCTGCTGCCGGCGACCTCGTGCCCGACCTCCAGATCCCCCCTCCGTCCCGCGAGCAGCAGTAGACCGTGGCgccaccaccggagctcgccgctgcCGGGAATCGCCGTCTTTCGCCGGAGTTTGCGTCCTCGTCCTGGATCCG CGCTGTCGCCTCCTACCTGTGCGTCGTGCGCGGGAACCGACAAGACTCCGGCGCCATGGCCTTCCCCACCTCTGCCCGAGCGCCTCCAGGACCTCGTCTGCCCCGCCGCATCACCAAATCCGGCCACCAGGACCCTCCAGCGCCGTCGCTTCCTTCCTCCTGTTGCTCGATCCCCTGTTTCGCGAACGAGGAGACGAGCGCCTCGCCTGCGCGTTGACCGCGTCCCCTCCCTTGTTCGATCCAGCAGCGCGCCTCCAGATCCGCTCCAAGGCCCAGCCAGCCTCCTCCAGGCCCCGCGGTCCAGCGGCCTCCAGGCCCAGCGAGCACCTCGCCGGTTCGCTCCCGTTGACGAGCGCGTGGGCCAGCGCCCCTGGCCCATCTTCCCCCGCGGCCTGCCAGGCCTCCTCCACcgacctgggccgagcccatgggtgagaacCCCCCCAAGCGCCCCTGTCCTGTGCAGCCCGGTAGACTAG
- the LOC123092006 gene encoding vegetative cell wall protein gp1 isoform X1: MAPRPPVHPHRSTTVPRSHDPALIFSASTEQPSPASRNGCSASSSRASFLEQELDLLPATSCPTSRSPLRPASSSRPWRHHRSSPLPGIAVFRRSLRPRPGSGQFRRPTARPSPSFGLLLPHISFPLSVLLVALSPPTCASCAGTDKTPAPWPSPPLPERLQDLVCPAASPNPATRTLQRRRFLPPVARSPVSRTRRRAPRLRVDRVPSLVRSSSAPPDPLQGPASLLQAPRSSGLQAQRAPRRFAPVDERVGQRPWPIFPRGLPGLLHRPGPSPWFR; this comes from the exons ATGGCCCCTAGGCCACCAGTTCATCCCCACCGGTCCACCACAGTGCCCCGCAGCCACGAtccggccttgatcttctctgccTCGACGGAGCAGCCGTCGCCGGCCTCCAGGAACGGCTGCTCTGCATCGTCCTCGCGCGCCTCCTTCCTCGAGCAAGAGCTCGACCTGCTGCCGGCGACCTCGTGCCCGACCTCCAGATCCCCCCTCCGTCCCGCGAGCAGCAGTAGACCGTGGCgccaccaccggagctcgccgctgcCGGGAATCGCCGTCTTTCGCCGGAGTTTGCGTCCTCGTCCTGGATCCGGTCAGTTCCGCCGTCCCACAGCGCGCCCTTCCCCTTCCTTCGGTCTCCTCCTCCCTCACATCTCTTTCCCTCTCTCTGTTCTCCTTGTAGCGCTGTCGCCTCCTACCTGTGCGTCGTGCGCGGGAACCGACAAGACTCCGGCGCCATGGCCTTCCCCACCTCTGCCCGAGCGCCTCCAGGACCTCGTCTGCCCCGCCGCATCACCAAATCCGGCCACCAGGACCCTCCAGCGCCGTCGCTTCCTTCCTCCTGTTGCTCGATCCCCTGTTTCGCGAACGAGGAGACGAGCGCCTCGCCTGCGCGTTGACCGCGTCCCCTCCCTTGTTCGATCCAGCAGCGCGCCTCCAGATCCGCTCCAAGGCCCAGCCAGCCTCCTCCAGGCCCCGCGGTCCAGCGGCCTCCAGGCCCAGCGAGCACCTCGCCGGTTCGCTCCCGTTGACGAGCGCGTGGGCCAGCGCCCCTGGCCCATCTTCCCCCGCGGCCTGCCAGGCCTCCTCCACcgacctgggccgagcccatgg ttccggtaa